A genomic region of Alnus glutinosa chromosome 11, dhAlnGlut1.1, whole genome shotgun sequence contains the following coding sequences:
- the LOC133882527 gene encoding 7-deoxyloganetin glucosyltransferase-like → MGSIWQDIRGHVVCVPYPLQGHINPMLKLAKILHHKGFHVTFVNTHYNHTRLLRSRGPNSLDGLPGFRFETISDGLPPSDADVSQDVPALCDSTSKNCLVPLRNLLSKLNDPNCSPKAPPVTCIISDGCMSFTLEAAEEFGIPNVLFWTPSSCGVLGYMHYRHLVERGLTPLKDATYLTNGYLETAIDWIPGMRHIRLKDLPSFIRTTDENDIMINFVIRETDRSPRASAVILNTFDPFEQDVLDAISSLLPRVYTVGPLLLLADQIKDERLKSIGSNLWKEPPGSVEWLNSKEPNSVVFVNFGSITVMTPQQLIEFAWGLANSEKPFLWIIRPDLVIGDSAVLPSEFITKTEDRGMLASWCPQEEVLKHPSIGGFLTHSGWNSTLETVCGGVPIISWPFFAEQQTNCRYSCIEWGIGMEIDNDVKRDDVEKLVRELMEGDKGKEMKRKVMEWKTMAEEAVKPGGSSYLNLDKLIADILLAGNV, encoded by the exons ATGGGTTCCATTTGGCAAGACATTCGAGGTCATGTTGTTTGCGTTCCATATCCACTTCAGGGTCACATAAACCCGATGCTCAAGCTGGCCAAAATCCTCCACCATAAAGGCTTTCACGTAACTTTTGTCAACACCCATTACAACCACACACGCTTACTCAGGTCTAGAGGCCCCAACTCTCTTGACGGCTTGCCGGGGTTCCGGTTTGAAACCATCTCCGACGGCCTCCCACCTTCGGATGCTGATGTCAGCCAAGACGTCCCCGCTCTCTGCGATTCCACCTCAAAGAATTGCCTCGTCCCACTTCGCAACCTTCTCTCCAAACTCAACGACCCTAATTGCTCTCCCAAGGCGCCACCTGTGACGTGTATCATCTCTGATGGTTGCATGTCCTTCACTCTTGAAGCTGCTGAAGAATTTGGAATTCCAAACGTTCTTTTCTGGACACCAAGCTCCTGCGGCGTCTTGGGCTATATGCATTATCGCCATCTTGTTGAACGAGGTTTAACACCACTCAAAG ATGCAACCTATCTAACAAACGGGTATTTAGAAACCGCAATCGATTGGATTCCTGGGATGAGACACATCCGTCTGAAGGATCTTCCAAGCTTCATTAGAACAACGGATGAAAATGACATCATGATCAACTTCGTCATTCGTGAAACAGACAGATCACCAAGAGCTTCAGCTGTCATTTTGAACACATTCGACCCCTTTGAACAGGATGTTTTGGATGCTATCTCGTCTTTGCTTCCTCGTGTATACACCGTTGGTCCACTTCTATTGCTTGCCGATCAGATCAAAGATGAAAGACTGAAATCAATAGGCTCCAATCTATGGAAAGAACCGCCGGGCTCGGTGGAGTGGCTAAATTCAAAAGAACCCAACTCCGTAGTGTTCGTAAATTTTGGGAGCATCACTGTCATGACGCCCCAACAACTCATTGAGTTTGCTTGGGGACTTGCTAACAGTGAGAAGCCCTTCTTGTGGATTATAAGGCCTGATCTTGTGATAGGCGATTCAGCTGTTCTTCCTTCTGAGTTTATTACCAAAACTGAAGATAGAGGCATGTTAGCAAGTTGGTGTCCTCAAGAAGAAGTCCTGAAGCATCCGTCGATTGGAGGGTTTTTAACGCATAGTGGGTGGAATTCAACGCTCGAAACCGTGTGTGGTGGAGTGCCAATTATCTCTTGGCCTTTCTTTGCCGAGCAACAGACAAACTGCCGGTATTCTTGCATTGAATGGGGCATTGGGATGGAGATAGATAATGATGTTAAGAGAGATGATGTTGAGAAGCTTGTGAGGGAGTTAATGGAGGGTGATAAGGGTAAAGAAATGAAGAGGAAGGTAATGGAGTGGAAGACAATGGCAGAAGAAGCTGTCAAGCCTGGTGGTTCTTCTTATCTGAACTTGGACAAGTTGATTGCCGATATTCTCCTAGCCGGAAATGTTTAA
- the LOC133881173 gene encoding putative uncharacterized mitochondrial protein AtMg00280 codes for MANCWPRASGHVNTRGGSICTIKPKLGLSAKNYGRAVYECLRGGLDFTKDDENVNSQPFMRWRDRFLFCAEAIYKAQAETGEIKGHYLNATAGTCEEMMKRAVFARELGVPIIKIGAGIICTFQVFYIKRAWVMGLV; via the exons atggcgaactgttggccacgtgcaagtggccacgtaaatacacgtggcgGATCAAT ATGTACTATTAAGCCTAAATTGGGATTATCCGCTAAGAATTACGGTAGAGCAGTTTATGAATGTCTCCGCGGTGGGCTTGATTTTACCAAAGATGATGAGAACGTGAATTCCCAACCATTTATGCGTTGGAGAGACCGTTTCCTATTTTGTGCCGAAGCAATTTATAAAGCGCAGGCTGAAACAGGTGAAATCAAAGGGCATTACTTGAATGCTACTGCAGGTACATGCGAAGAAATGATGAAAAGGGCTGTATTTGCCAGAGAATTGGGAGTTCCTATc ATCAAAATCGGTGCTGGAATAATCTGCACCTTTCAGGTCTTCTATATAAAGAGAGCATGGGTGATGGGTCTTGTTTAA